A genomic stretch from Flavobacterium nitratireducens includes:
- a CDS encoding CBS domain-containing protein, with the protein MTVNQILSTKGNDVYSVVSTISVYDAIKIMSEKNVGAILVIEEGQLKGIFSERDYARKIILKDKSSKTTMVQEIMVSNVFTVQPTDDLDNCMEMMISRRIRHLPVVEDDKVIGLISIGDVVKCIIEKQKETIQLLDSYINGTQS; encoded by the coding sequence ATGACTGTAAATCAAATATTAAGCACGAAAGGAAACGATGTGTATTCGGTTGTTTCTACTATTAGCGTATATGACGCTATTAAAATAATGAGTGAGAAAAATGTTGGAGCAATCTTAGTCATTGAAGAAGGTCAGCTAAAAGGAATTTTCTCAGAAAGGGATTATGCCCGAAAAATTATTCTGAAAGATAAGTCGTCTAAGACAACTATGGTTCAAGAAATCATGGTGAGTAATGTGTTTACTGTGCAGCCTACTGATGATTTGGATAATTGTATGGAAATGATGATTTCAAGAAGGATTAGACATTTACCTGTTGTAGAAGATGATAAAGTTATTGGACTGATTTCAATCGGAGACGTGGTAAAATGTATTATTGAAAAACAAAAAGAAACTATTCAGTTATTAGATTCATATATAAACGGAACACAATCTTGA
- a CDS encoding MFS transporter — protein sequence MKKSTVKIAMYLNYFVFAILLNSVGIVILKSQANYGVDELQASILEAFKDLPIAIVSFLVASFLPRIGYKRAMLIGLGLVALACVSMYFGNSFTAAKILFATVGVSFALIKVSVYSLIGTVTESQKEHNSLMSSIEGVFMIGIALAYFLFPAFNSDTNPDSWLNVYWLLAGISLVSFVFLFFTKFENQMEIPGVNLADDFAQMLKLLAKLLTIVFVISAFLFVMIEQGIMSWLPTFNSKVLHLPQNISIMMASILAVSLAIGRLLAGVLTQKINWIWVLSFCILIAMLIVIFILPKAVGLEVKEINSLGDIPLIGFAFPLVGLFIAPIYPLLNSVVLSALPQKMHSSMTGLIVVFSALGGTLGSRIIGYLFKNEGPENAFYYTLIPMSLLFVSFFILKKLTSNNTQELKFKNFSH from the coding sequence ATGAAGAAAAGCACCGTTAAGATTGCTATGTATCTCAATTATTTTGTGTTTGCAATTTTGCTAAATAGCGTAGGAATTGTAATTCTAAAGTCTCAGGCTAATTATGGGGTCGATGAATTGCAAGCCAGTATTCTGGAAGCATTTAAGGATTTACCTATAGCAATTGTGTCTTTTTTGGTGGCTTCTTTTTTGCCTAGAATTGGATACAAAAGAGCCATGCTTATTGGTTTGGGATTAGTTGCTTTAGCGTGTGTTAGTATGTATTTTGGAAATTCTTTTACAGCTGCTAAAATTCTTTTTGCAACGGTTGGTGTTTCTTTTGCTTTGATTAAAGTTTCTGTTTATTCTCTTATAGGAACAGTAACAGAGAGTCAAAAAGAACACAATAGTTTGATGAGCAGTATTGAAGGGGTTTTTATGATAGGGATTGCATTAGCGTATTTCTTGTTTCCAGCTTTCAATTCAGATACGAATCCTGATTCATGGTTAAATGTGTATTGGTTATTGGCAGGGATTTCATTGGTTTCTTTTGTGTTTTTGTTTTTTACAAAATTTGAGAATCAGATGGAAATTCCAGGAGTGAATTTAGCAGATGATTTTGCTCAAATGTTGAAACTATTGGCTAAGCTTTTAACGATTGTTTTTGTAATTAGTGCTTTTTTGTTTGTAATGATTGAACAAGGAATCATGTCTTGGTTACCTACTTTTAATAGTAAAGTGCTGCATCTTCCGCAGAATATAAGTATCATGATGGCAAGTATATTGGCAGTGTCCTTGGCAATAGGACGGCTTCTTGCCGGTGTTTTGACACAAAAAATCAACTGGATTTGGGTGTTGAGTTTTTGCATTCTAATTGCAATGTTGATTGTGATTTTTATTCTCCCTAAAGCTGTTGGATTAGAAGTGAAAGAAATTAATTCACTTGGTGATATTCCTTTGATAGGATTCGCATTTCCATTAGTAGGACTATTTATTGCGCCTATTTACCCACTTTTAAATTCGGTTGTTTTGAGCGCTTTACCACAAAAAATGCATAGTTCCATGACTGGTTTGATTGTGGTTTTTTCTGCCTTGGGAGGGACTCTCGGTTCCAGAATTATTGGTTATTTGTTTAAAAATGAAGGTCCGGAAAATGCATTTTATTATACGTTGATTCCGATGTCCTTGTTGTTTGTTTCTTTTTTTATTCTAAAAAAACTTACTTCAAATAATACTCAGGAATTGAAGTTTAAAAACTTTAGTCATTAA
- the ruvA gene encoding Holliday junction branch migration protein RuvA — MIAHLQGKLVEKTPTHLVIDCGGVGYEVHISLYTFSLLPNSDFIKVFTHLQIKEDAHTIFGFVEKSEREIFKLLLSVSGIGAGIARTMLSSLDPKQITHAIASGDVTTIQTIKGIGSKTAQRVILDLKEKVLKLYDLDEVSVSQSNTNRDEALSALEVLGFVRKASEKVIDKIVKENPEASVESIIKQALKSL, encoded by the coding sequence ATGATTGCGCATTTACAAGGAAAGTTAGTTGAAAAAACACCTACACATTTGGTTATTGATTGTGGAGGAGTAGGTTATGAAGTTCATATATCATTGTACACCTTTTCATTACTTCCTAATTCTGATTTCATAAAAGTATTTACTCATCTTCAAATCAAAGAAGATGCACATACTATTTTTGGTTTTGTAGAGAAATCAGAAAGAGAAATATTTAAATTGTTGTTGTCGGTTTCTGGTATTGGAGCAGGTATTGCCCGAACAATGTTGTCTTCGCTTGATCCAAAACAAATTACTCACGCTATTGCATCTGGGGATGTTACTACTATTCAAACCATCAAGGGAATTGGAAGTAAAACAGCGCAAAGAGTTATTTTGGATTTAAAGGAAAAAGTTTTGAAGTTGTATGATTTAGACGAAGTTTCTGTGTCGCAAAGCAATACAAATAGAGATGAAGCGTTATCTGCATTAGAAGTTTTAGGTTTTGTTAGAAAAGCTTCTGAAAAAGTGATAGATAAAATTGTAAAAGAAAATCCTGAGGCATCAGTTGAATCGATTATTAAACAAGCATTAAAAAGCTTATAA
- a CDS encoding trehalase family glycosidase: protein MKILLNIEKTFRELLQQEDTDQDKKITKDDLGPKRFVLVDELSKKEQIIEGTYHLSNLLQELATLKEKGEITAEVDLDSIIEEPVQRISRKIRDDYWNELTRTIDKKGLEQILKDEKTSNDIATLYVSAKDKQGVAYFQELEKELKSFKVAILPENYTMDYVDTLNSKPGILALALEKNKSELQGVPFVVPGGRFNEMYGWDSYFIAVGLLIDNQLDKAMAIAENFRYQIIHYGKILNANRSYYLTRTQPPLYSSLLVDISKQKIPDLNWLRLHLETVILEYNTVWMVQGGRLTSTALNRYKADGVGMPFEVEPGHFDDVLISYAKKYNLPIREFEKQYLNRTLVDAELDMYFVHDRSLRESGHDTTDRLINTCANLNSVDINSFLYKYEKDIAYLIKEYFDNAFLSDNLVHTSEQWEQKALARKEKMNELCWNEKAGMYFDYDFVNKKQLPFEAATTFFPLWAKLCSEEQAKQLLEIALPKFVKTGGITGSTKTSSIAYSHENAPQRQWDYPFGWAPHQMLLWEGLINYNYLDKAQEMVYRWLWLITKNAVEYNGTIPEKFDLEISSHKVFAEYGNVGTEFDYIAKEGFGWVNASYQLGLQILNCSLKQELNKMTSPEDLF, encoded by the coding sequence ATGAAAATTTTACTTAATATAGAAAAGACATTCAGAGAACTTTTGCAGCAAGAGGATACTGATCAAGATAAAAAAATTACAAAAGACGATCTTGGTCCTAAAAGATTTGTTCTGGTGGATGAATTATCTAAAAAAGAACAAATTATAGAAGGAACCTATCATTTGTCTAATTTGCTTCAGGAATTGGCAACACTTAAAGAGAAAGGAGAAATAACTGCAGAAGTTGATTTAGATTCTATTATAGAAGAACCTGTTCAAAGAATATCGAGAAAGATAAGAGATGATTATTGGAATGAACTCACCCGTACAATTGATAAAAAAGGGTTGGAACAAATTCTAAAAGATGAAAAAACATCTAATGATATTGCAACACTATACGTTTCGGCCAAAGATAAACAAGGAGTTGCTTATTTTCAAGAATTAGAAAAAGAATTAAAAAGTTTTAAAGTAGCCATTTTGCCAGAGAATTATACAATGGATTATGTGGATACTTTAAATTCAAAACCAGGTATTTTAGCGCTGGCATTAGAAAAAAATAAATCAGAATTACAGGGAGTCCCTTTTGTTGTTCCCGGTGGTCGATTTAATGAGATGTATGGCTGGGATAGTTATTTTATTGCTGTTGGATTGTTAATAGACAATCAATTGGATAAAGCCATGGCTATTGCTGAGAATTTTAGATACCAAATCATTCATTATGGTAAAATTTTAAATGCTAACAGGAGTTATTATTTAACAAGGACTCAGCCTCCGTTATACTCTTCTTTGCTGGTTGATATATCCAAACAAAAAATACCTGATTTGAATTGGTTGAGGCTGCATTTGGAAACAGTGATATTAGAATATAATACCGTTTGGATGGTTCAAGGAGGAAGGTTGACTTCAACAGCTTTGAATCGGTATAAAGCAGATGGAGTGGGAATGCCTTTTGAAGTGGAACCAGGTCACTTTGATGATGTATTAATTTCGTATGCTAAAAAATATAACTTACCTATTAGGGAATTTGAAAAACAGTATTTGAACAGGACATTAGTTGATGCGGAACTCGATATGTATTTTGTTCATGACCGTAGTTTGAGAGAAAGTGGACATGATACAACCGATAGATTGATAAATACCTGTGCCAATTTAAATTCTGTAGATATCAACAGTTTTCTTTATAAATATGAAAAAGATATCGCTTACCTGATTAAAGAGTATTTTGATAATGCTTTTTTATCAGATAATTTGGTTCACACCTCTGAGCAATGGGAGCAAAAAGCCCTTGCCAGAAAAGAAAAAATGAATGAGTTGTGTTGGAATGAAAAGGCAGGAATGTATTTTGATTATGACTTTGTGAATAAAAAACAGCTTCCTTTTGAGGCTGCAACAACCTTTTTCCCTTTGTGGGCAAAATTGTGCAGCGAGGAACAAGCCAAACAATTGTTGGAAATTGCTTTGCCAAAATTTGTAAAAACAGGGGGGATTACCGGAAGTACAAAAACAAGCAGTATTGCATATTCTCATGAAAATGCTCCGCAAAGACAATGGGATTATCCTTTTGGGTGGGCACCACACCAAATGTTATTATGGGAAGGACTGATTAATTATAATTATTTGGATAAAGCACAAGAAATGGTCTACAGATGGCTTTGGTTAATTACCAAAAATGCTGTAGAATACAATGGAACCATTCCTGAAAAGTTTGATTTAGAAATTAGTTCCCATAAAGTATTTGCTGAATATGGTAATGTGGGGACAGAGTTTGATTATATTGCCAAAGAAGGATTTGGCTGGGTAAATGCTTCCTATCAATTGGGATTACAGATTTTAAATTGTAGTTTGAAACAGGAATTAAATAAAATGACTTCGCCGGAAGATTTATTTTAA